The following coding sequences are from one Perognathus longimembris pacificus isolate PPM17 chromosome 13, ASM2315922v1, whole genome shotgun sequence window:
- the Tssc4 gene encoding protein TSSC4, producing MANAEAGRAALGLEDDTLPSDTASLSDSDSDLSLPGDAEAAGLSPRGPPGEAEEDSGTEEPAEPPSPPGPVQPFHLRGMSATFSRRSHSIFDRLEGAARSLPPPAPHTGADDSVSFEQPPARGLSGALGGSGTPGVPPVPDYVAHPERWTKYSLEDVAETSELGNRTAALAFLGARARAAPADYPPSFNQDPSSSGEGRVVFTKPARAERKRVLRKEGALGAGREGPVELAHLAGPGPEAEEWSGSQGPPEVGVASGGVHAGSSPGPPGVEAVGFHGSRKRSREHFRNRGGSLEDPGAGV from the coding sequence ATGGCCAACGCCGAGGCGGGCCGGGCCGCCCTGGGCCTGGAGGACGACACGCTGCCTTCGGACACCGCGTCCCTCAGCGACTCCGACTCCGACCTCAGCCTGCCGGGAGACGCGGAGGCGGCGGGGCTGTCCCCGCGGGGACCTCCCGGGGAGGCCGAGGAAGACTCGGGCACCGAGGAGCCCGCGGAGCCCCCGTCGCCCCCCGGCCCCGTGCAGCCCTTCCACCTGCGGGGGATGAGCGCCACCTTCTCCCGGCGCAGCCACAGCATCTTTGACCGCCTGGAGGGGGCCGCCCGCAGCctgcctcccccggccccccacaCCGGCGCGGACGACAGTGTTAGCTTCGAGCAGCCTCCCGCGAGGGGTCTGAGCGGGGCCCTTGGGGGCTCCGGCACCCCGGGGGTGCCCCCTGTCCCGGACTACGTGGCGCACCCCGAGCGCTGGACCAAGTACAGCCTGGAAGATGTGGCCGAGACAAGCGAGCTGGGCAATCGGACTGCTGCCCTGGCCTTCCTGGGTGCTCGCGCCCGGGCAGCCCCCGCAGACTACCCGCCCTCCTTCAACCAGGACCCCTCCAgcagtggggagggcagggtggtCTTCACCAAGCCCGCTCGAGCCGAGAGGAAGAGGGTCCTGAGGAAGGAGGGTGCGCTGGGTGCAGGCCGCGAGGGTCCCGTGGAGCTGGCCCACCTGGCAGGGCCTGGGCCGGAGGCTGAAGAGTGGAGCGGCTCCCAGGGGCCGCCAGAGGTAGGGGTGGCATCGGGGGGTGTCCACGCGGGGTCCTCGCCGGGCCCTCCCGGGGTAGAGGCTGTTGGCTTCCATGGCAGCAGGAAGCGGAGCAGAGAGCACTTCCGGAACAGAGGCGGAAGCCTGGAGgacccaggggctggggtgtgA
- the Cd81 gene encoding CD81 antigen: MGVEGCTKCIKYLLFVFNFVFWLAGGVILGVALWLRHDPQTTSLLYLELGDRPAPSTFYVGIYILIAVGAVMMFVGFLGCYGAIQESQCLLGTFFTCLVILFACEVAAGIWGFVNKDQIAKDVKQFYDQALQQAVVDDDANNAKAVVKTFHETLNCCGSSTLTTLTTLVLRNNLCPSGNNAITSMLEGDCHQKIDELFSGKLYLIGIAAIVVAVIMIFEMILSMVLCCGIRNSSVY; encoded by the exons ATGGGGGTGGAGGGCTGTACCAAGTGCATCAAGTACCTGCTCTTCGTCTTCAATTTCGTCTTCTGG CTGGCTGGAGGCGTGATCCTGGGCGTGGCCCTGTGGCTGCGCCACGACCCGCAGACCACCAGCCTGCTCTACCTGGAACTGGGAGACCGGCCGGCCCCCAGCACCTTCTACGTGG GCATCTACATCCTCATTGCCGTCGGGGCCGTGATGATGTTCGTCGGCTTCCTTGGCTGCTACGGCGCCATCCAGGagtcccagtgcctgctggggaCG TTCTTCACCTGCCTTGTGATCCTCTTTGCCTGTGAAGTGGCTGCTGGGATCTGGGGCTTTGTTAACAAGGACCAG ATTGCCAAGGACGTGAAGCAGTTCTACGACCAGGCCCTGCAGCAGGCGGTGGTGGACGATGATGCAAACAATGCCAAGGCTGTGGTGAAGACCTTCCATGAGACG CTCAACTGCTGTGGCTCGTCCACGCTGACCACGCTGACCACGTTAGTGCTGAGGAACAACCTGTGTCCCTCAGGCAACAACGCGATCACCAGCATGCTGGAG GGCGACTGCCACCAGAAGATCGATGAGCTCTTCTCGGGAAAGCTGTACCTCATTGGCATCGCCGCCATCGTTGTGGCCGTCATCATG ATCTTCGAGATGATACTgagcatggtgctgtgctgtggcATCCGGAACAGCTCCGTGTACTGA